The Nomia melanderi isolate GNS246 chromosome 4, iyNomMela1, whole genome shotgun sequence genome segment ACAGTATTATCCTACACCATACACAGACTACAAATCTAATTTACCATACACCTACGACACGATTTCGTATAGCGAAAATCCTACGGTAAACCATAGTTCGGGTCAAAGCTACGCGCAGATAAACAACACGGACACCGCGGATACCTATCCGCAAATACCTCCAGCTGGTACAACAACGAGCATAACGAATACCACTGCACATTATCCGACAAACTCTTTCGCGTCTAATGGACAATTCTCGGCAGTTTTGGATGGACAACACAAATATCCTACTAATTCGCAGCTACAGTACAATCTCCCTTCAAACGCGATGCAATACGAGGCTTATCAACCTGTAGCAGGTTACACTGGGTATAATGTCGCGCAGCAGTACGCCCCAGTCCTCGATAAGACCGATAACGCAGTTAAACCGGAAATTCGAAATGTATCTTCTCAAGTGTCGGTGGTTGCGCAGACCTCTGTACCGACGTCGACTACGGTTGGCAATCCTGTTAACGTGCATCCGAGTCTTTACATCGCACCGGATCAGCAACGACAGCAATACGTAACCGAGCCTCAACAGACACTTGTTTCTCAAGAATCCGCTGGAACCATTAGAAGTCACCATGTCTTGCCCGCGGATAATTCTCAGATGCAAAATTATGTTCTGCCGCAAATCAGTCAGAATGAAATTCTATCTTCTCAAGATTACAGCGGTGCAGCATACTATAACCAAACGGATCCACATGCTCAGCAAATCGCGTCCACCCAAAGCACACCTGGAACAGCTAATATCGCTGCCTCTTCGTCTTACATACCGTCGCAGTACATGAATACAAACATTCCACAGTCGGTTAATCCTACCACGTCCCTGACCGTTACAGGAAACGAGATGAATACTTCAAATTTACATAGCACCGCTGTCTCGCAGTATCGAGAACAGGGGAAACCAATTTATACGAACAAAACATACTCATATGGGACGCAAGTATCGATCAACAACACTGCTTTAAGTTACCCTAGCACTTATCATAGTTTACAACAGAACACTGGTGTTTCGTACCCACAAACAATGCTGCCTTCGGATACCTGTAACACGTACACATTCTCAAATTGCCCCAATACTacggaaataattcaaagtcaCGCAAAATCGATGAACATCCAGAATTACTCGCAAATGTATCAATATCCACAACAGTCCCATTATTCTGGATACGCTAGTTATTCGCATCCTTATAATCAAGGATACAATTATATGCAAAGTAATCAAATGACGAATGCAGTGACAGAGCCCTACAAAGGGCAAATGGCATACGTGTATAATCCTACTAGTCAGTGTTACGAATACAATTCGATCAATCTTCAAAGTACGCAAGCTGTTGTTCAGGCACAACAACAACAACCTTCTGAGTTGGCGCTGCAGACGACTGTTAAAAATAGCAATGTTTACCTGGCTCAAGAGAGCAACTCGACCTATACGAATGCTAGCAATAATGCTGTGGTAAGTCAAACACCGTCTTCTCAGTATTCCGGACAGCCGTATCAACCGCAAGGAACAGCCGATATTTATTACACTACACAGTACGGTCTTCAAGTTCAAAGTCAAGGTAATCTCGGCGCCGAACGTTCGTCGGAGCTTTAAAGAAACAAGTATTCTCGCTTTTAAATCTTCCATTCTTTTATCTTTTAGCGACCACTGTCAAGAATGAAAACCATTCCAATTACAACCAGACGTATATGCAAGCTGTTAACAATGGAACGAACACTACAACCAGCGCGAATCCTACAAAGTCTACCACAAAGTCATCGGAAAAATCAAACGTGGATTTGTTGTCTGATCTCGACATTACTATAAATCATGCACCCCTAGTACCAGAAATACGGCCCCTGAATAAAACTCTGACGCAAGACGAGCCTGTAGTAAGCACTTCTGACGTCGAAAGCAAAAAGGAACAAAAAGCCGATGGCGAGCAAGTCAATGCTCAAACTACCAATAACGAGGACAaagtggaaaatgaaaatttacaaatagTCTGGGATACGTGGTACAACGACGTGCAACCGAAAAAGGATCCCTTGGGAGATCCAGTGGCTCTACAAAAATTCATTAGCGAAGTTGAAAAATATGAGAAATTTATAGACAGTCTGCTTGTTAAAACGTTAAGCGGAGCGACCAATCTTGACATAAAATGGAAGGAAATTCAAGAGTTCGAAGTAACGTTGTTTATACCACTTTTTCGCGgtataaagtatattatcttCGACGTTGTTAAATGAACTCGTTTAATTTTAGGAAAGAGAAAGTGGAAAGCAATCGTGTACCGTGGCGCTCGCTCATTCCTCGGAGAACAGAGTAATGGATTGTATTCCGTATGATGCGGCCAGGGTTCAAATTTTATCAACCGACGTTCCAAATTATATCAATGCTTCCCATGTAATGGAAATCACGCAATGGATACCAACGTCGTTCATTATTACTCAGACTCCATTAGCAGATAAGACAGAAGTATTTTGGGTAATGATATGGGAGCAGGAATGTGAAATAATTGCATGTCTGGCAACGGATGCGCAGGTAAACTAAGTGTTCCATAACCCAGGAAAATGTTCAAGGCAAGATTACTCGTAGTAactgtttcttattttattctcaGTTAAATGGTGAAATATACTGGCCTATAAACGAGGAAGACATTTTAAATATTGGTAACTTCACGATTTCGTTGAAAAAGAGGGTGAATCACGTATCCTACATCCAGAGGGTTATGTCTGTATATAATGTTAAGAAAAAATCAGAAAAGACTGTTGTGCATATGCAATTCCTGACATGGCCTTCCAAGTGAGTGGTCGCAAATAAGTTACACCGATATACGTATACGTaggatttttctttatattattatacaaatattgtgATTCACGTAATATCTTGCTTCTCACAGTGGTTTCCCTAGTAGTCCAGGTGCGTTGCTTACATTTTCAACGGACGTAATGACAGAACAAGCACTACGACGTAGCTCGAAACCAATTGTCGTTCACTGCCTGGATGGAGGATCGTTGAACAGCTTATTTTTGGTCGCAGCAGCAACAGTGTATCATATACGCGCTGGATGTGGAATAGTCGATGTACCTCTTCTATTCAAAGGCCTTCTCAAGTGTCGCaaacaaattgtaaataagGAGTCTTTATTATTTGCGTATCAGCTAGTGTTATACCACGCTCAAGATATCTTAATGAAACGTAAGACCTGCATCGTCGTTTCAACCATACGCAAAACGTTCAGTTCGCTGACTTTAAAGTTTACTTGTATCTTTGAAACATTAGGTGGCATTTTATCATCTACCCGTTCAACATTTGAAAACTTTGAAGGATTCAAAGGAAACAAGGATAAAATTTCTAGAAAAATGCACCCTTCCGATGATTTTCTTCAGAGCCTCGGCATTAATGCTCAACGTTCAGACACTGAACAAGGTTTGCGTATTTATATGTCATCTATGACATGTAAATCGAAAACAATGTAACACTATATTGATCGTGCTTTCAGATCGGCAAAAACCTTCGCAAAACAGTGGTACAGGATCTTCAAACTCGACATCCATCCAAGAAAAAGGTAAAGAAGCAACCATAGACCCTTTGAATCAATTAGATCCTTTATGGTCCATTAGAagataaacaattataattggAAGTGAAGTTTTATTatgcattaattaattaattaattaattaattaataaatctattatttaaataaatgtttccattcccgtatttcttaaattaacaTTGCTAGTGTTAATGGAAAACAACGGTATCGAGACAATTGTATAAACAAAACGCAATTCATATTAGTACAAATGAATTACACTTCTGGAAAAAAAGACATGTATTGTTCATTCATTTCTTAGTCCTTAAGAATCGGGGGTTCTTACAGTCCGTCAAATATACGagacaagatatatatatatatatatatatatatgcatcgAAATGAATGCTGTCAGTTCACGTTTATTTTcacattcataaaaaaaaatcgCACATGTCTGTACACATTCAAAACATGGATGGTGATGCTAATTACATTTTCAAGAAACGCATATTATGAATATGCATTTACACAACTTGTGAACATTGAGATGGCATATCTGAGGGATTCATATAACTATAACAAATCCCAACTATTTTCAGTGTAATTAGAAAAAACATCAttggaaaaatatgtttttctcTAATTATACTGGGGGAAGTGTCATTATTTACTATAGTTGACTGGACCACCCTTAGAAGGTCTCCCCCCCTCCTCCCTCTCATCAACGCATACATGCATCACCAATAACCTAAGAGCGATTGGTATTTTCTTCCACGCTCCGTATAATGCTGCTTAAACGCACAGATGATGCTGCAGTATTTAAGCTTATAATGTACCGTTTCGATTACAAAGGTTAACTGATCTTCTTTTAGTGCAAATATAATTCCTACACTATAAAGCTATTATTACCTCGTGGATTGAATTCCAGTGCGATTAATTTACAatatgaaaaagaaacgagtattttctttatacattataaaattaaaaaaagataatgtatatatatttctataaaaacatttatcaaGACTGATTGGTACtaataaatttgcataaaatatattcatttttaataatggaACACAGACTTCTAAGACTGAAGCACCGTACAAatcgataaatatatttactaaattaatgTTTATGAGGAGGCCTGAATACATTTTCCGCAATGGCTTCTATGTAATTTTCAATGTGTATTTCTGTATTTAGCGCCACATTCGTATctcaaaaaattacaaaacttatAAGCGAGCGAGATTATGATGTAGTTTACAAAGTGGTGGCTACTTCCGTGTTTTGCTATTCCACAGTTTTTAATTTCCTCTATTTCTTAAATCCTTCACCTTATAAATCCGTACCAGCCAATGTTCCGTTGTATAAGCTTCTTCTAACATGTCCAATTCAAAATCTTTATTGCCAATTTCCATATTCCTAACTCTATCGTACCCCGACGGTTTACCTGTTTGACAATTTTACGTTACGAAATTTAAAGTGAGCGTCAAGCTTGAGAAACATGATGTAGAGAATTGAAGAGACACTTACCTCCTTCGGTATAGACTTGACCAAATCTATAGTAACACATTTTGTACATAAGACAATTGAGCAAAATTGGAGAACCTTCTTTGTCAACTCTGAACTCCCCTGCAGAATTATAATAATCCCATTCAGTGATAGATTTGCCCTTTTCAGTGCTTCCACCGATGCGCACCATCCATAGGAACTTGTTTATATCTGTAATACGAATAAATACGGATTTCATATAACGTGGAGATGCTTCGCAAACACAATGCACGCAAAATTCACTTTTATTGAAGGTTCTTAATCACCATCTGATGAATATCCTGTAAGTCCTCCGAAAATTACAAGAACGTAATTAACGTCTAGTTCTCTCATTATCTCATAAGCTTTCTCCTCGGAACTCGCCATTGCTTGACCGACTCGTGATATGTGGGTATTGTTCCATGTATTATTGTCTACTAAAATTGTACGGTTCGCCATTGCAGTAATTTGATATCCGTAGTCCCACCAAGACATTACCTTGGCATTCtacatttaaagaaattataattcacaTTTGCATTTTAAGCTACTTATCCAATTATTTGAAACGTAGTGAATTACTTCTGGTGTGTTCATGCGCAGCCAATAATATGCCTCTCTAAAATCATCGAAAATCATTCGTCCACCGTCAGGAGACCGCGCCGACAATACAATGCTGGGTGAACTATAAGCTTCCGCTGTAACCCACGTGCAATGGATGGTGTACGAAAAGAAGAGAATGCACATTACTGTTATGAAAAGTGTAGCAAtctgaaaattaattgttacacGTTGTAACGCTTGAATTTTCCAACGATGCGATTAATAACAATCATTTGAATCACCTTGCTTTTCAGTATGTAATTGCTTTCGAATTTTTTGGATTTCTTGTCAGTAACCTTTGTACCATCTAATTGTTTCATGTAAGTAACGAGCAAAGAGGATGCTCCGATTCCACCCAAAATACACATCACGGGAGCAAGAACTAACATTAGACGGACCATTACACCCTGCGCATTTTAAAAGGCATTCAAACACGACCTATCACGTGCGCGATAAAGAGAGTTTTACATTAAGATATACTCACGGCGAAATATAAACTTGTGACTCCatataaaataaggaaaatgtTAGAATCTGTTAACTTTGAGAAGCAGAAATACAATCCCGAAGGAAATAGAAATACCAAAATTTGCagatcaaaataaaatgaactccACGACGTTGGCTGATGTTCAGAAACAGAAGCAATTATTGGTATGTGATTCTTTGCGTAAGACGGATCCAACAGAGAGTAAAAACGTCCAGTCCATGGAGATATTTTACCTTAAAAGAATTAAgctttaaatattacaattattacaattttaaaaaccTTCCATTCGCGTATAAATACCTGTAATAGTTAAAATAATCCCCAAAACGAATGAAATACTAACTATGGAGATAACAAGACCACGGAAAAGTACTTCAAAGTCATCCTGTGACATTTTGCTACGCAAATAATCaactagcgcatgaatttgacAAAGTCCGAAAACTCCTAATGCCTGTGAAGAGAAGTGAGCATAATTTCCTTAATGACAATTAATTCGGAAATTTAACATAATTACAGTTGGCACTTACAAGCATGTGTTCAGAACTCTGAACAGGTTGAAAACCAACAAATGATATTTGCATAGATAGAATTGTTCCTATGCAATAGAGAATGCTGTATGCAACATATATCCTGTGTGAAAATCTGCCTGTCACCATCAAAGTTAACACGTGCAGAGGAATAAGATTAATTAAGAACACGTAGCCACCCCAGGAAGACACCATGTAAAAATACGCGAGAGCAGCACAAGTCGCCCAACAAATCGCTCCTGTTTTAACTGCTTTTATCCACATGTAATAGGTAAACAGCATACAAAAAATGGCTATACCCTCGTTATCATAAGAGCCCGCCACAGATCGCGATATATAACCAGGAACAATTGCTATCATAGCTGCGGCGAATAATCCTGACGCAGAATCCTCGAAAAAAGAATAAAGTagtgtaaaatacatttttcatgatCACATTAATAGTCTGAGTGCAGTGTAGAAAAAAATTACCTTCAATTCTTTAGTGAGCATATAAGTTATAATTGTTGTTAAACTAGAAAATAATGGAGCCAGGAAGACACAAATAGTACGTATATctaaagtaatattcaataacCATAAAATACGATATATTGCTGCGGATGTTATCATTAAACCTGGATATATGGTTCCtgtgaaataataacaaattagcAACAATTTCTTTAGctacattaaataatataattatattgagttCATTACCTCCAATTATCCTGCCAAGAGGATACCAAACACGATCATCGAACCaattatgaaaactataaaatccatTTTCAGCTAAATACTTTGTTGTGCGATAATTGAAATATGGATCAAATTCATGAATGACACTCTCGAATCTTAAGACAGAGAATAATCTTGTTGCAAATGCTGTAATCAAATGTTTTCTATGATTATATTGTCGA includes the following:
- the mop gene encoding tyrosine-protein phosphatase non-receptor type protein myopic isoform X1, yielding MEAVPRLPMISFQLKVSPETTTFGPKLKQYIRDFYNEDPESYSNEIHQLESLRAMATRPLIDMTGCLLLKKYYCQLHFLQSRFPMGKDGAAAVTFTWRDTYANMVCSLANIRFEIISILYNIGSMHTQLGARTERISADGMRMACAHFQCAAWAFEHLKNSYPQPSGVDLAPELMTFMHQLCLAQAQECILEKSMLDNRKPTIVAKVARQIVDYCTLALTTLKQGGSEDGTISDTVGTKIYKSWKRYVKFKKAYHLAVTHLYQGLAAEEQRKMGERVAFYNAALAALNEAQSIYANAKTQEKTLIEEALTFTNDVIEGKRKAAKNENEFIYHEEVPEKETLPTVKGASLVKGISFSINDPEVSGPDIFARLVPMKVHEASSLYSEEKAKILRSVGGKIEDKDQQLNTYLTSLKLEHMSLWDPDLQTTEWERLPLPDELVERCAALNAKQHVIQDLVDIMGKLSNTSQDVEKILKEINKLLLDEEMKLEFHCLEINLMMFFARTTDSLIFPFFRREKQYQDAVGKRPPSIVATDLTREAKKYEEAHNKASESNHALHKAITMHVKNLKILAQPLAELIAHIPSPSAYLSEQNNEKSHTAIELERMHTKELKHILNKVDEMRRQRNELHTKLRDSIAQDDLTRLLVTATSDSGPLDRLFTDQLSKHQSLVSLIEQNLSAQDNILAALTDAYAQTANVRKGVEEILKRREHMVSSLIASYDAYEDLLGKSSKGLEFYRKLEINVSKLLQRVKSTCKVQEEEREHILAQDNKSSQEKVDPMTTTAYDQSTVRSGSGLKLKYYLNNKAENVQSQYYNTYKGQARPFPSDATAKAYLNDAVDKSIIHSAGIPVPDAAASAQAMQQYYPTPYTDYKSNLPYTYDTISYSENPTVNHSSGQSYAQINNTDTADTYPQIPPAGTTTSITNTTAHYPTNSFASNGQFSAVLDGQHKYPTNSQLQYNLPSNAMQYEAYQPVAGYTGYNVAQQYAPVLDKTDNAVKPEIRNVSSQVSVVAQTSVPTSTTVGNPVNVHPSLYIAPDQQRQQYVTEPQQTLVSQESAGTIRSHHVLPADNSQMQNYVLPQISQNEILSSQDYSGAAYYNQTDPHAQQIASTQSTPGTANIAASSSYIPSQYMNTNIPQSVNPTTSLTVTGNEMNTSNLHSTAVSQYREQGKPIYTNKTYSYGTQVSINNTALSYPSTYHSLQQNTGVSYPQTMLPSDTCNTYTFSNCPNTTEIIQSHAKSMNIQNYSQMYQYPQQSHYSGYASYSHPYNQGYNYMQSNQMTNAVTEPYKGQMAYVYNPTSQCYEYNSINLQSTQAVVQAQQQQPSELALQTTVKNSNVYLAQESNSTYTNASNNAVVSQTPSSQYSGQPYQPQGTADIYYTTQYGLQVQSQATTVKNENHSNYNQTYMQAVNNGTNTTTSANPTKSTTKSSEKSNVDLLSDLDITINHAPLVPEIRPLNKTLTQDEPVVSTSDVESKKEQKADGEQVNAQTTNNEDKVENENLQIVWDTWYNDVQPKKDPLGDPVALQKFISEVEKYEKFIDSLLVKTLSGATNLDIKWKEIQEFEERESGKQSCTVALAHSSENRVMDCIPYDAARVQILSTDVPNYINASHVMEITQWIPTSFIITQTPLADKTEVFWVMIWEQECEIIACLATDAQLNGEIYWPINEEDILNIGNFTISLKKRVNHVSYIQRVMSVYNVKKKSEKTVVHMQFLTWPSNGFPSSPGALLTFSTDVMTEQALRRSSKPIVVHCLDGGSLNSLFLVAAATVYHIRAGCGIVDVPLLFKGLLKCRKQIVNKESLLFAYQLVLYHAQDILMKRGILSSTRSTFENFEGFKGNKDKISRKMHPSDDFLQSLGINAQRSDTEQDRQKPSQNSGTGSSNSTSIQEKGKEATIDPLNQLDPLWSIRR
- the mop gene encoding tyrosine-protein phosphatase non-receptor type protein myopic isoform X2, which encodes MEAVPRLPMISFQLKVSPETTTFGPKLKQYIRDFYNEDPESYSNEIHQLESLRAMATRPLIDMTGCLLLKKYYCQLHFLQSRFPMGKDGAAAVTFTWRDTYANMVCSLANIRFEIISILYNIGSMHTQLGARTERISADGMRMACAHFQCAAWAFEHLKNSYPQPSGVDLAPELMTFMHQLCLAQAQECILEKSMLDNRKPTIVAKVARQIVDYCTLALTTLKQGGSEDGTISDTVGTKIYKSWKRYVKFKKAYHLAVTHLYQGLAAEEQRKMGERVAFYNAALAALNEAQSIYANAKTQEKTLIEEALTFTNDVIEGKRKAAKNENEFIYHEEVPEKETLPTVKGASLVKGISFSINDPEVSGPDIFARLVPMKVHEASSLYSEEKAKILRSVGGKIEDKDQQLNTYLTSLKLEHMSLWDPDLQTTEWERLPLPDELVERCAALNAKQHVIQDLVDIMGKLSNTSQDVEKILKEINKLLLDEEMKLEFHCLEINLMMFFARTTDSLIFPFFRREKQYQDAVGKRPPSIVATDLTREAKKYEEAHNKASESNHALHKAITMHVKNLKILAQPLAELIAHIPSPSAYLSEQNNEKSHTAIELERMHTKELKHILNKVDEMRRQRNELHTKLRDSIAQDDLTRLLVTATSDSGPLDRLFTDQLSKHQSLVSLIEQNLSAQDNILAALTDAYAQTANVRKGVEEILKRREHMVSSLIASYDAYEDLLGKSSKGLEFYRKLEINVSKLLQRVKSTCKVQEEEREHILAQDNKSSQEKVDPMTTTAYDQSTVRSGSGLKLKYYLNNKAENVQSQYYNTYKGQARPFPSDATAKAYLNDAVDKSIIHSAGIPVPDAAASAQAMQQYYPTPYTDYKSNLPYTYDTISYSENPTVNHSSGQSYAQINNTDTADTYPQIPPAGTTTSITNTTAHYPTNSFASNGQFSAVLDGQHKYPTNSQLQYNLPSNAMQYEAYQPVAGYTGYNVAQQYAPVLDKTDNAVKPEIRNVSSQVSVVAQTSVPTSTTVGNPVNVHPSLYIAPDQQRQQYVTEPQQTLVSQESAGTIRSHHVLPADNSQMQNYVLPQISQNEILSSQDYSGAAYYNQTDPHAQQIASTQSTPGTANIAASSSYIPSQYMNTNIPQSVNPTTSLTVTGNEMNTSNLHSTAVSQYREQGKPIYTNKTYSYGTQVSINNTALSYPSTYHSLQQNTGVSYPQTMLPSDTCNTYTFSNCPNTTEIIQSHAKSMNIQNYSQMYQYPQQSHYSGYASYSHPYNQGYNYMQSNQMTNAVTEPYKGQMAYVYNPTSQCYEYNSINLQSTQAVVQAQQQQPSELALQTTVKNSNVYLAQESNSTYTNASNNAVVSQTPSSQYSGQPYQPQGTADIYYTTQYGLQVQSQATTVKNENHSNYNQTYMQAVNNGTNTTTSANPTKSTTKSSEKSNVDLLSDLDITINHAPLVPEIRPLNKTLTQDEPVVSTSDVESKKEQKADGEQVNAQTTNNEDKVENENLQIVWDTWYNDVQPKKDPLGDPVALQKFISEVEKYEKFIDSLLVKTLSGATNLDIKWKEIQEFEERESGKQSCTVALAHSSENRVMDCIPYDAARVQILSTDVPNYINASHVMEITQWIPTSFIITQTPLADKTEVFWVMIWEQECEIIACLATDAQLNGEIYWPINEEDILNIGNFTISLKKRVNHVSYIQRVMSVYNVKKKSEKTVVHMQFLTWPSNPGALLTFSTDVMTEQALRRSSKPIVVHCLDGGSLNSLFLVAAATVYHIRAGCGIVDVPLLFKGLLKCRKQIVNKESLLFAYQLVLYHAQDILMKRGILSSTRSTFENFEGFKGNKDKISRKMHPSDDFLQSLGINAQRSDTEQDRQKPSQNSGTGSSNSTSIQEKGKEATIDPLNQLDPLWSIRR
- the mop gene encoding tyrosine-protein phosphatase non-receptor type protein myopic isoform X3: MEAVPRLPMISFQLKVSPETTTFGPKLKQYIRDFYNEDPESYSNEIHQLESLRAMATRPLIDMTGCLLLKKYYCQLHFLQSRFPMGKDGAAAVTFTWRDTYANMVCSLANIRFEIISILYNIGSMHTQLGARTERISADGMRMACAHFQCAAWAFEHLKNSYPQPSGVDLAPELMTFMHQLCLAQAQECILEKSMLDNRKPTIVAKVARQIVDYCTLALTTLKQGGSEDGTISDTVGTKIYKSWKRYVKFKKAYHLAVTHLYQGLAAEEQRKMGERVAFYNAALAALNEAQSIYANAKTQEKTLIEEALTFTNDVIEGKRKAAKNENEFIYHEEVPEKETLPTVKGASLVKGISFSINDPEVSGPDIFARLVPMKVHEASSLYSEEKAKILRSVGGKIEDKDQQLNTYLTSLKLEHMSLWDPDLQTTEWERLPLPDELVERCAALNAKQHVIQDLVDIMGKLSNTSQDVEKILKEINKLLLDEEMKEKQYQDAVGKRPPSIVATDLTREAKKYEEAHNKASESNHALHKAITMHVKNLKILAQPLAELIAHIPSPSAYLSEQNNEKSHTAIELERMHTKELKHILNKVDEMRRQRNELHTKLRDSIAQDDLTRLLVTATSDSGPLDRLFTDQLSKHQSLVSLIEQNLSAQDNILAALTDAYAQTANVRKGVEEILKRREHMVSSLIASYDAYEDLLGKSSKGLEFYRKLEINVSKLLQRVKSTCKVQEEEREHILAQDNKSSQEKVDPMTTTAYDQSTVRSGSGLKLKYYLNNKAENVQSQYYNTYKGQARPFPSDATAKAYLNDAVDKSIIHSAGIPVPDAAASAQAMQQYYPTPYTDYKSNLPYTYDTISYSENPTVNHSSGQSYAQINNTDTADTYPQIPPAGTTTSITNTTAHYPTNSFASNGQFSAVLDGQHKYPTNSQLQYNLPSNAMQYEAYQPVAGYTGYNVAQQYAPVLDKTDNAVKPEIRNVSSQVSVVAQTSVPTSTTVGNPVNVHPSLYIAPDQQRQQYVTEPQQTLVSQESAGTIRSHHVLPADNSQMQNYVLPQISQNEILSSQDYSGAAYYNQTDPHAQQIASTQSTPGTANIAASSSYIPSQYMNTNIPQSVNPTTSLTVTGNEMNTSNLHSTAVSQYREQGKPIYTNKTYSYGTQVSINNTALSYPSTYHSLQQNTGVSYPQTMLPSDTCNTYTFSNCPNTTEIIQSHAKSMNIQNYSQMYQYPQQSHYSGYASYSHPYNQGYNYMQSNQMTNAVTEPYKGQMAYVYNPTSQCYEYNSINLQSTQAVVQAQQQQPSELALQTTVKNSNVYLAQESNSTYTNASNNAVVSQTPSSQYSGQPYQPQGTADIYYTTQYGLQVQSQATTVKNENHSNYNQTYMQAVNNGTNTTTSANPTKSTTKSSEKSNVDLLSDLDITINHAPLVPEIRPLNKTLTQDEPVVSTSDVESKKEQKADGEQVNAQTTNNEDKVENENLQIVWDTWYNDVQPKKDPLGDPVALQKFISEVEKYEKFIDSLLVKTLSGATNLDIKWKEIQEFEERESGKQSCTVALAHSSENRVMDCIPYDAARVQILSTDVPNYINASHVMEITQWIPTSFIITQTPLADKTEVFWVMIWEQECEIIACLATDAQLNGEIYWPINEEDILNIGNFTISLKKRVNHVSYIQRVMSVYNVKKKSEKTVVHMQFLTWPSNGFPSSPGALLTFSTDVMTEQALRRSSKPIVVHCLDGGSLNSLFLVAAATVYHIRAGCGIVDVPLLFKGLLKCRKQIVNKESLLFAYQLVLYHAQDILMKRGILSSTRSTFENFEGFKGNKDKISRKMHPSDDFLQSLGINAQRSDTEQDRQKPSQNSGTGSSNSTSIQEKGKEATIDPLNQLDPLWSIRR
- the mop gene encoding tyrosine-protein phosphatase non-receptor type protein myopic isoform X4; the encoded protein is MYHAAKVARQIVDYCTLALTTLKQGGSEDGTISDTVGTKIYKSWKRYVKFKKAYHLAVTHLYQGLAAEEQRKMGERVAFYNAALAALNEAQSIYANAKTQEKTLIEEALTFTNDVIEGKRKAAKNENEFIYHEEVPEKETLPTVKGASLVKGISFSINDPEVSGPDIFARLVPMKVHEASSLYSEEKAKILRSVGGKIEDKDQQLNTYLTSLKLEHMSLWDPDLQTTEWERLPLPDELVERCAALNAKQHVIQDLVDIMGKLSNTSQDVEKILKEINKLLLDEEMKLEFHCLEINLMMFFARTTDSLIFPFFRREKQYQDAVGKRPPSIVATDLTREAKKYEEAHNKASESNHALHKAITMHVKNLKILAQPLAELIAHIPSPSAYLSEQNNEKSHTAIELERMHTKELKHILNKVDEMRRQRNELHTKLRDSIAQDDLTRLLVTATSDSGPLDRLFTDQLSKHQSLVSLIEQNLSAQDNILAALTDAYAQTANVRKGVEEILKRREHMVSSLIASYDAYEDLLGKSSKGLEFYRKLEINVSKLLQRVKSTCKVQEEEREHILAQDNKSSQEKVDPMTTTAYDQSTVRSGSGLKLKYYLNNKAENVQSQYYNTYKGQARPFPSDATAKAYLNDAVDKSIIHSAGIPVPDAAASAQAMQQYYPTPYTDYKSNLPYTYDTISYSENPTVNHSSGQSYAQINNTDTADTYPQIPPAGTTTSITNTTAHYPTNSFASNGQFSAVLDGQHKYPTNSQLQYNLPSNAMQYEAYQPVAGYTGYNVAQQYAPVLDKTDNAVKPEIRNVSSQVSVVAQTSVPTSTTVGNPVNVHPSLYIAPDQQRQQYVTEPQQTLVSQESAGTIRSHHVLPADNSQMQNYVLPQISQNEILSSQDYSGAAYYNQTDPHAQQIASTQSTPGTANIAASSSYIPSQYMNTNIPQSVNPTTSLTVTGNEMNTSNLHSTAVSQYREQGKPIYTNKTYSYGTQVSINNTALSYPSTYHSLQQNTGVSYPQTMLPSDTCNTYTFSNCPNTTEIIQSHAKSMNIQNYSQMYQYPQQSHYSGYASYSHPYNQGYNYMQSNQMTNAVTEPYKGQMAYVYNPTSQCYEYNSINLQSTQAVVQAQQQQPSELALQTTVKNSNVYLAQESNSTYTNASNNAVVSQTPSSQYSGQPYQPQGTADIYYTTQYGLQVQSQATTVKNENHSNYNQTYMQAVNNGTNTTTSANPTKSTTKSSEKSNVDLLSDLDITINHAPLVPEIRPLNKTLTQDEPVVSTSDVESKKEQKADGEQVNAQTTNNEDKVENENLQIVWDTWYNDVQPKKDPLGDPVALQKFISEVEKYEKFIDSLLVKTLSGATNLDIKWKEIQEFEERESGKQSCTVALAHSSENRVMDCIPYDAARVQILSTDVPNYINASHVMEITQWIPTSFIITQTPLADKTEVFWVMIWEQECEIIACLATDAQLNGEIYWPINEEDILNIGNFTISLKKRVNHVSYIQRVMSVYNVKKKSEKTVVHMQFLTWPSNGFPSSPGALLTFSTDVMTEQALRRSSKPIVVHCLDGGSLNSLFLVAAATVYHIRAGCGIVDVPLLFKGLLKCRKQIVNKESLLFAYQLVLYHAQDILMKRGILSSTRSTFENFEGFKGNKDKISRKMHPSDDFLQSLGINAQRSDTEQDRQKPSQNSGTGSSNSTSIQEKGKEATIDPLNQLDPLWSIRR